The sequence AATAGAAAAGCCGTCGAACGAAACCAAAAACATATGTAACGGATTGCGCAAAAACATTACTTTATTCAACGGCATACTCTCGTTTCCTTCTATCCAGAATCTCGTACCCAAGATATTGTTTTCCGGTTCTTGAATCTGCCGCCGTACGACTTCCAGGCGTGGGTCAAAAGCGTAGCGATATCCAAGCCAAGCAAACATCAGCAGAAACGCGGACTTGAGCTGGCTCAATTTGTAGAAGCGGTGATCGTATTTTTGAGTCATTGACAGCTTGAATTCGAAGCCGTTGACATTGTTGGCGGCGAGATTGCCGAGGTACTCCTTGTACTTCTCGATTGTAGCTGGCTGATTGGCATTAGGAAGCGGCATTACATCAAAAGAGCGTTCTGTGCAAATGGAGGTTGCTATGCTAAAATCCGCCATTGACAGTGTAGCAAAGGGTATCGTTCCATTTTCTTGACCACACACTACCCTCCAAAATTCTTCGAATTTCCTTTTGCTTGCAGTGCTAACATCAATTTTGTGTCCTGCTGATGAATTGCACTGGCGACATGTCTGGAGGATTGGCTTTCCGCCAACACTCTTGGGAGGAACATCCTCCAGTGTGAGATCTGCGCCTGCAATAGCTGAGGATTCAGGATATCCAACCCCGCATATTGGACAATAATACAGTGAAGAATCACCGTTTGTATACTTGGCAATCGCTGCCGAGCCGTATTGAAAAATTTTCAACCTTCTTTCTTTGTTAGTCATCTTTGCCATTATAGGGTTTTCCTGTTCCCAACGACGAGTTCAGCCGCGCCGCGAAGCGGCGCCAGCTGAAACGCGGTGTTAACTGCCCGTTTTATGCCGTCCTGTCAGAAGCCCTTGAAGACATTTAGACTGCGATCAAGCCAGGTCGAACCGGTCGAGATTCATGATTTTGTTCCAGACCGCAACAAAATCACTTGTGAACTTCTCCCGGGAGTCCTGACAACCATATACTTCGGCCACGGCCCGGAGCTGGGAGTTCGAACCGAAGATCAGGTCGACACCGGTGGCGGTCCACTTGAGTTCGCCCGTCTTGCAATCGCGGCCCTCGAACAGGTCTTCCTCTTCTGAAGTTGCCTTCCATTCCGTGCCCATGTCGAGCAGGTTCACGAAAAAGTCGTTGGTCAGTGTCTCCGGCCTCTTGGTGAAGACACCATGCCGCGACCCGCCGAAGTTCGCGCCCAGGACGCGCATACCGCCGAGGAGAACCGTCATCTCAGGAGCGGTCAACGTCAGGAGTTGGGCCTTGTCGACCAGCATCTCACATGCCGATACGGCGTACTTGGCCTTCTGGTAGTTGCGGAAACCGTCGGCCTTGGGCTCGAGTACGCCGAAGGAGGCCACATCGGTCTGTTCCTGTGAGGCGTCCATGCGTCCAGGCGTGAAGGGAACCGTCACATCGTGACCGGCATTCCTGGCCGCCTGTTCGACGCCCGCGCAGCCGCCCAGAACGATCAGGTCCGCCAGTGAAACCTTTTTTCCGCCGGACTGCGCGTCGTTAAACACACTTCGTATACCATCCAGGCTCTTGAGCACCTTCGCCAGCCGGTCTGGCTCGTTGACTTCCCAATCCTTCTGTGGAGCAAGACGAATGCGGGCGCCGTTTGCTCCGCCACGCATGTCGGAACCGCGGAAGGTGGAGGCCGACGCCCAGGCGGTCGAAACCAGATCCGACACGGATAAGCCGGAAGCCATAATCTCGGCCTTGAGAGCGGCGATATCCCGGTCGTCGACAAGTTTGTGATCGACGGCGGGGATGGGATCCTGCCAGATGAGTTCCTCTGCCGGAACCTCCGGACCGAGATAGCGCGATCGGGGGCCCATGTCGCGGTGCGTCAGCTTGAACCAGGCCCGGGCGAAGGCGTCGGCGAATTCCTCTGGATTGGCCAGGTAGCGCCGCGCGATAGGCTCGTAGATCGGATCGAAGCGAAGAGAGAGGTCCGCTGTGGTCATCATCGGCCGGAGTTTTTGCTTCGGGTTGTGCGCGTCGACCACCATGTCCTCGTCTTCCACGTCCTTGGCTAGCCACTGATGTGCTCCGGCCGGGCTCTTGACGAGTTCCCATTCGTACTTGAACAGCACCTTGAGATAGCCCATATCCCATCGGATCGGATTCGGTTTCCAGGCGCCCTCGATGCCGCTGCTGATCGTGTCGCCGCCCTTGCCGCTTTTGAAATTGCTCTTCCAGCCAAGGCCCTGTTCTTCAAGGCCGGCGGCTTCCGGTTCGGGGCCCACGTGGGTCGCGGGACCGGCACCGTGGCATTTGCCAAAGGTGTGCCCGCCGGCAACGAGCGCAACGGTTTCTTCGTCGTTCATGGCCATACGTGAGAAGGTTTCCCGAACGTCCCGGCCCGAGGCGACAGGATCGGGATTGCCGTTGGGTCCTTCAGGATTGACATAGATCAGGCCCATCTGGCCGGCGGCGAGCGGGTTTTCAAGATCGCGGTCGCTCGAATAGCGTTTGTCGCCGAGCCATTCGTCCTCGCTGCCCCAGTAGATGTCCTCTTCCGGTTCCCAGACATCCACACGCCCGCCGGCGAAGCCGAATGTTTTGAAGCCCATCGACTCAAGGGCGACGTTGCCGGCCAGGATCATCAGGTCAGCCCAGGAAATTGTGCAGCCATATTTCTGCTTGACCGGCCAGAGCAGACGGCGTGCCTTGTCGAGGTTCACGTTGTCGGGCCAGCTGTTGAGGGGCGCAAGACGCTGATTACCGGTCCCCGCGCCGCCGCGGCCGTCGCCCATGCGGTAGGTGCCGGCGCTGTGCCAGGCCATCCGGATGAAAAGCGGTCCGTAGTGACCCCAGTCGGCAGGCCACCAATCCTGCGAGTCGGTCATTAACGCATGGAGATCCTTCTTGACAGCCTCCAGGTCGAGTTTCTTGAACTCCTCGGTGTAATTGAAGTCCTCGCCCGTCGGGTTGCTCTTCTTGTCCTGCTGATGCAGAATTCTGAGGTTCAGTTGGTTGGGCCACCAGTCGCGGTTAGACGTGCCGCCGCCAGCTACTTGTTTGCTATTTCTGCCCGTCACCGGGCACTTGTTATCTCCAGTCATCTCTGTTCTCCTTTCAAATTATGATGCTTACAGCTAACGCCACTAATCAGCCGCGCTGCCTTTTGAGTCGGCTCGCTTAGCATTTTCAGGCGATATGTCATGATCGACAAAGATCAAATTAGGCGTGTCAAAACCCAATGCCGCAGCTTTTTCTATGAGAATATTTTTTATATCTTTTTTCATTTTTGGACCTCTGGCCAGGATCCATAAATAAGATTTGTCAGGGCCACATACCAGTGAATATTGATAATTCTCGTGATCAAGTTCAAAAACTATATAAGAACCATAAAAGGGGCCAAAGAAGGAAACTTTCAGAAAACCCTGGTCAGGTCCTTTTGCAAAATAAGCCTTCCCTTCGGCCTCTTTCCATGACTTTTCCTTAATAGAATAACCGCGATTTAATACCCTGATACCCCCATCATCACGCAAACTGTAATCTGCTGTTACCTGGGTCAATCCTCGTTCAAATGAATGATCCAGTCTGGCGATTTCGTACCACTTACCCAGATATTTTTCTAACTTGAAATTATCAACAGGTTTTACATTTTCAGGAATTCCAATGCAACCCATTAAGAATAAAACCAAAACTATTGATAGTTTTTTCATCTCTTTTTTTAAATGCGAAGCCTGACGCCACTAATAAGCCGCGCGTCTTTTTGCGTCGGCTGCATTGGCCTTGTTAGCTGTTCATATATCTTGTATTGAATGTATCAATAATCTCTAAAAAGTCTTGTGGCAATCTTTTCCTTACTTCCACAGTAATTTCTGCAGGAACTTCTTTATAAAATGCCTGAGCAATTCCGCCAGCGATACAAGCTAAAGTATCACTGTCTCCGCCTAATGAGATAGCTTTTCTTATCGCATCCTCATAATTCTCTGCATCAAGAAAGGCTATTATGGCTTCTGGTACTGATCGCTGACAGGAAACATCAAATCTGTAATTGGGTCTGATCTCATCAACCGTCCGTTGAAGATTATAACTGAATCGTTCACTAATTTCTTTACGGATAGTGGTTTTGTTTTCCCCTGTTCGAGCAAGAAAAACAGCTAATGCCGTAGCTTGCGCGCCTTTGATTCCTTCTGGATGATTATGAGAAACTGCAGCAGTTTTTTCGGCTTCTAATAACACAGTTTCAACTGTAGAAAAAGCAAACCCTATGGGACTGACACGCATAGCGGAACCGTTTCCCCAACTGTTGTAAGGCTTACTTTCTGGTTCAAATATCCATTCAATAAATGCCCCGCCGTAACCCGCATCTGGATATTTACGTCCAAACAATTTGAGCGTGGCCGCATAATCTTTTTGATGTAATACGGAATAAGCAATCGCGATTGTGAGAACCGTATCATCAGTAAAACGAGAATATCTCTGAAATAACTGAAAATCAGTCGTTTTTATAGCACGATGCTCAAATACGGAGCCGATCACATCCCCTGCAATTGCACCAAACATAGTAATTCCTCATTGTTATTTTAACGACAGATAACGATAAACTCACCAGCGCGCGGAACGAATAGGGCATACCTGCGAAATCTCCGAAATACTGCCACGTTTATCCGTGGCTGGTGAAGTGAAATGTCGGCTAACTTGCCTGTCAGCGCGGATCAGCCGCAAAAAATGGCGTAGCTATTTCTTGTCACCTGAATCTCTTTGTGCTTTTATTTCTTTGGAAAATATTTGACCTTACTCATATCTTTAAAGTCCACATCTTGAGTCCATATAGTAGCCCTGAATTCTTGGGCCGTTGCAAGAATAATACTGTCTGCCATTGGAAGCCGATGTTCCAGACTCAATCTTGCTGCTGCTAGTGCCAGTGATGTATTTAAATCTATGACTTCCCCTTTTTGCATGGCAACGACAGCCTGTAATGCCTCATTCTCACTGGATTCCCTCAGAATGACTTTAAATACTTCGTATATGGTTATTGCAGGAACTATAAGCTTGGTTGGATTACTCAATGGTGCCATAAAATGCTTTGCATTTATTTCATCAGCAAAATAAGCAAGCCAGCCTGAAGAATCTACAATATTCATAATCTATCTTCCTCGCGCTTGAATTCTGTATTGATGCCTTTGAGAAATCCACGGAGCTCTTTGATATCACGTTCAGGAATAAGTTCAATCCTTCCGGCATATTCTACGACTTGCATTTTTTGCCCCGGCTGAAGCTTTAATGATTCTCTGACGTCTTTGGGTATAACCACCTGATATTTCGGTGATACAGTGACTGATTGCATACCAATACCTCCATCGATATATTGTTAGTATTACAATATCACAATCGATATTACTCTGTCAATTATTCCGTGCATAACTACGAATTAACCGGGCGCGGCTGTTAGCGCTCCGGTTGAAGGATGTGTTGGCCGGTCAGTAAATGCATGCATCCAATATTGAAAGCACCCGGGACGGCGGCCTTTTTGTTCATGACCGGATTGTGGATCAAAAGTGAGCGCAATGATGTCTCCTTGTCTCGGGATATAAGTTGCCATCTACCAGATCTCCTTGCCGGTTGATTCACCCCATTCAATCTCACCGGGCTTGTAGCCTTTAGGAATACGTGCCACAAGATCCTTCAGGCAGTAGCGGCCGCGTATTTTTTTGGCTGGGGCCACAAGCATAATGCCTTCTTTTACACTGATATCAACTTCATCGCCGACATCAAGCTGTGCCTCCGAGAGCAGATTTTTGGAGATACGAAGCCCCTGACTATTCCCCCATTTTTGAATTTTTGCAAGCATCACGCACCTCCCTATGTATAGCCTATGAGCCAATTGCAAAACCATTTGTCATTCCCGAAAGCGGAGCTTAATGTACACAATGTCTCTATCGGGAATATGGTTTTTTCAAGCAGTTAGAACCAGATTCCCGCTCAGAATCGTTGCGGGAATGACAAGAATGGGGAGTTTTGCAATTACCTCCTATGTATGGCCAATTTGCATGCGATTTTCAAGGACAATTTTTTAGGCCAACAGCCGTAAGGGGCCATGCCGCCTGTCCCGGACGCTGGCAACGCAAACAGGCATGAACAACGATTGGCTCAAGGATCAAGGGCTGCTGTCTGTCAAAGAGCTGTGGGTTCACATTATAAACATTAAACTTCGTTTTCACTACCCGGCTACGGCCCGGCAATCTCTGTGAACCGCCCGGTGCGGACCCGCATGCCGGGTAGTGTGGGGGCTGGGGGTTAACTACCCCCGGCTAACCGATTCGAGCACCGATTTGCAGGCACGCTAAAGTTGCCATACCCCATGCACCAAGCACAACTTCTTGTTGATTTTTGCAATTGTGACCTTTGCGTCAGACCTATCCAGCTTTAATGTGAAGTCGGGCGGGTTTTTACCGACAGGAATATTAATCGTTGGGCCATCAGCGGCGAAGTGCTCTCGTCCGACATCCATTATCTGAGAAAAAAGAGAGACGGGAATTTCGACAAGTTCATAGCGATGCAAGGATTGAAAATACCGCAGCTGCACGATGGCATCGACTTCATCGCAGTACTCTTTAAAAAGGCGACGCGTGTGCTCGCGGCGCTTCGTAGCAGTTCTGCAATCCTGAATCCATGCAGCTTCGGTAAGCTTGCTGATATGGAGTGTATCCTCGCGAAGGCTTTTCGCTTTCGACGACTTTAGGCTAATCCTTCTTCCATCAACAATTACATCCCAGAACCGTTGTCCGTCAGCTGCTTCCTCCACCTTGTGCCCGGTATGCGAACAAGCCGCAATAAAGGCGGAATCGAAGCTTTCCTGAAATAGGGGCGAACCCATAAAACAGTGATGAGTAAGAAGTTTCGACCGAAATTCACTCTCGAAAGAATCACTATTGAAAGGAGACTTCGGATTCATTTCCACCTTACAACTCGTTCGCAAAGCATTGATGAACTCTTTGAGCCTTCGCTCCTCGGCCGCAGTTACGGAAACGGTAAAATTAATCATAGAAAAACTCCTGCTGACCTTTTTTCATTATGTCCGATTGTCTCAGGTTAGTCCCTCGTAGGATTATATCTTTAATTTGGGGTTGCTTCCCCGTTAGAATCCAGTGAGCTAGATGTGCCAGCTGATAGGAAATCAAGGGAGGTACCGCATCGCCTATGTGACGGTACATATTCGATACGGCGGCCCCGTTGAGCGCAAAATCGTTCGGGAACCCTTGCAAAGCCGCCATCTCTCGCACAGAACATAGTCGATCCTTCTCGGGGTGCGCGTATCGGCCGTTTCCAACATGGGAGCACTCGCGCTTAATTGTGGGAGCGGGTTTGCCCCAAACCATGCGACCGTAAACGTCAGGGTAGGATCCGAACCGCTTGTGGGCAACGATCCGCTTCATCGCATCAGTCAACAGCTCGTCGGCATCTCTACGCGGTAAGAGATCCATCCATGAGCCGCCATCCTTTGGAATTGCTGCTATTCTTCGCCGCACTACATCGGACGAGAAATTCGGGTAAAGATCAAAGCCATCGGCATCAGACGCAATCATTTCAAAAGTTCTTTTGACGGTCAAAGCTTCATCTGCGGCACCCCAGCCATCCCACAGACTGTCTAACGTATGAAGCGGAAGATGCTGCTTGGCGGCGATCACGATTGCCCGCTCACGAATTTGTGGTAGTCCGAATCTGGATAGCATGTAAGTCCGGCCAAACACGTTGTATCCGTGGCTCTCCAGATACTCCCGGAACCACTCATAATGGTGCTTGAAGTTACCTCGAATCAGCTCACGAGCGTTTTCCATGACCACGATATCAACCGATAGGGCAACAGCGAACTGAGCCGATCGACGCACCAAGCTGTTTCGTTTGTCATCACGAAGATGATTCTCAGGATTGGCTCGACTGAACCCGGTGCATGGCGGGCACGCCGCAAGAACGGTGATATGCTGTTGGTCAGACAAACCAAGCTTAGAACGCAATTTGTCAGGAGCAATGGCCGTCAAATCCAATCGGGCTGGCATAAAACCAATGTTTTTAAAATAGGTGCTATTGCACTGTAGCCTGCCTTGCCCGGTGCTCGGCTTCCCCAGTTCAGCATCGGCTGCGGCAATTACCTCGAAAGATGCATGCTTATGGAATCCGTAGCTCATCCCTCCGGCTCCGGAAAAAAGATCGACAACTGCAAATCGTTCTGGTTCCATCGCTCCTTACCTTATCTACGCTGATTCATTTAGTTCCGGTCGTTATCATACGAGGATATTCGATAACGTATCTTTTTTTCCGCTACGGATAGCAGCTCATGTTGTTTCATACCACTATCATAACATACTTTGCCTTGGCTAAGCCAATAAGCGACCCGATAAACGGTTTCAAGCGCTTTTCTGGTCAATTCGCACTCCCATACCACCAAAATCCGCCAGCCAAGGATTTCGAGCTGTCGTATAATTCGACGGTCTCTTTCAACATTTTCAGTGAATTTTTTCTCCCAGAAATCGACATTGCTCTTGGGCATGCTTGCGTCTTTACATCCTGGATGTCTGTGCCAATAACAACCGTGGACGAACAGGACTACATGGAATTTTGGAAAGACGAGATCCGGGCAACCCGGTAGGAGGCTGTTTTTAATACGGTATCTAAACCCGAGTCTATGCAATCCACATCGGAGAATCCATTCCGGCTTAGTGTCACGGCTGCGCACCTTCGACATCAGTTTAGATCGTTGTTTTTTGCTAACGATATCAGTCATGGCTCTTTTTGTGCTCGAACAAGTTATTCTACAGTTTCTGGTGAACTCCTGGACCTGTGGACTGCCTTTATCGATCATCTTGTCGCAGGCCGTGAGGCCGCGCGCCGCCGGATCCCTTTTTTCAGATTTAACTGTCCTGAAATACATATAAAACCCTTGACGTGGGTTTTGCAATCATTTATTTCTTATTTTCCGTATATCATGTAAAAGTAAAGATTATCAGGAAGGTGGCGGATTCCACATGATGGAGACCCCTGACGCATTACAGTCAAAATTTGAAGAACATCTGCGGAATAAGGCGATCCCGGACAGCAGGGATGGGCTGCACATGCGGGTCAAGATCAAAACCATTTATCACTTAAAAAGGGCGCTCGGCACAGGGGAGTTGGAGGTTGACCTGCCCGAGGGGACAAATGTGCGGGGTCTCCTGTCCCGGATGATTGAAATCGGGGGGGATAAATTGTCGCGGCGCCTT comes from Syntrophobacterales bacterium and encodes:
- a CDS encoding HNH endonuclease, which encodes MAKMTNKERRLKIFQYGSAAIAKYTNGDSSLYYCPICGVGYPESSAIAGADLTLEDVPPKSVGGKPILQTCRQCNSSAGHKIDVSTASKRKFEEFWRVVCGQENGTIPFATLSMADFSIATSICTERSFDVMPLPNANQPATIEKYKEYLGNLAANNVNGFEFKLSMTQKYDHRFYKLSQLKSAFLLMFAWLGYRYAFDPRLEVVRRQIQEPENNILGTRFWIEGNESMPLNKVMFLRNPLHMFLVSFDGFSILLPSLNPMDDIYNTLPSFWEKGQRVSLEAQVLLSSWPERLQMKLDYS
- the katG gene encoding catalase/peroxidase HPI yields the protein MTGDNKCPVTGRNSKQVAGGGTSNRDWWPNQLNLRILHQQDKKSNPTGEDFNYTEEFKKLDLEAVKKDLHALMTDSQDWWPADWGHYGPLFIRMAWHSAGTYRMGDGRGGAGTGNQRLAPLNSWPDNVNLDKARRLLWPVKQKYGCTISWADLMILAGNVALESMGFKTFGFAGGRVDVWEPEEDIYWGSEDEWLGDKRYSSDRDLENPLAAGQMGLIYVNPEGPNGNPDPVASGRDVRETFSRMAMNDEETVALVAGGHTFGKCHGAGPATHVGPEPEAAGLEEQGLGWKSNFKSGKGGDTISSGIEGAWKPNPIRWDMGYLKVLFKYEWELVKSPAGAHQWLAKDVEDEDMVVDAHNPKQKLRPMMTTADLSLRFDPIYEPIARRYLANPEEFADAFARAWFKLTHRDMGPRSRYLGPEVPAEELIWQDPIPAVDHKLVDDRDIAALKAEIMASGLSVSDLVSTAWASASTFRGSDMRGGANGARIRLAPQKDWEVNEPDRLAKVLKSLDGIRSVFNDAQSGGKKVSLADLIVLGGCAGVEQAARNAGHDVTVPFTPGRMDASQEQTDVASFGVLEPKADGFRNYQKAKYAVSACEMLVDKAQLLTLTAPEMTVLLGGMRVLGANFGGSRHGVFTKRPETLTNDFFVNLLDMGTEWKATSEEEDLFEGRDCKTGELKWTATGVDLIFGSNSQLRAVAEVYGCQDSREKFTSDFVAVWNKIMNLDRFDLA
- a CDS encoding lipocalin family protein, giving the protein MKKLSIVLVLFLMGCIGIPENVKPVDNFKLEKYLGKWYEIARLDHSFERGLTQVTADYSLRDDGGIRVLNRGYSIKEKSWKEAEGKAYFAKGPDQGFLKVSFFGPFYGSYIVFELDHENYQYSLVCGPDKSYLWILARGPKMKKDIKNILIEKAAALGFDTPNLIFVDHDISPENAKRADSKGSAAD
- a CDS encoding ADP-ribosylglycohydrolase family protein; amino-acid sequence: MFGAIAGDVIGSVFEHRAIKTTDFQLFQRYSRFTDDTVLTIAIAYSVLHQKDYAATLKLFGRKYPDAGYGGAFIEWIFEPESKPYNSWGNGSAMRVSPIGFAFSTVETVLLEAEKTAAVSHNHPEGIKGAQATALAVFLARTGENKTTIRKEISERFSYNLQRTVDEIRPNYRFDVSCQRSVPEAIIAFLDAENYEDAIRKAISLGGDSDTLACIAGGIAQAFYKEVPAEITVEVRKRLPQDFLEIIDTFNTRYMNS
- a CDS encoding type II toxin-antitoxin system VapC family toxin, whose protein sequence is MNIVDSSGWLAYFADEINAKHFMAPLSNPTKLIVPAITIYEVFKVILRESSENEALQAVVAMQKGEVIDLNTSLALAAARLSLEHRLPMADSIILATAQEFRATIWTQDVDFKDMSKVKYFPKK
- a CDS encoding AbrB/MazE/SpoVT family DNA-binding domain-containing protein, translating into MQSVTVSPKYQVVIPKDVRESLKLQPGQKMQVVEYAGRIELIPERDIKELRGFLKGINTEFKREEDRL
- a CDS encoding AbrB/MazE/SpoVT family DNA-binding domain-containing protein: MLAKIQKWGNSQGLRISKNLLSEAQLDVGDEVDISVKEGIMLVAPAKKIRGRYCLKDLVARIPKGYKPGEIEWGESTGKEIW
- a CDS encoding DNA cytosine methyltransferase translates to MEPERFAVVDLFSGAGGMSYGFHKHASFEVIAAADAELGKPSTGQGRLQCNSTYFKNIGFMPARLDLTAIAPDKLRSKLGLSDQQHITVLAACPPCTGFSRANPENHLRDDKRNSLVRRSAQFAVALSVDIVVMENARELIRGNFKHHYEWFREYLESHGYNVFGRTYMLSRFGLPQIRERAIVIAAKQHLPLHTLDSLWDGWGAADEALTVKRTFEMIASDADGFDLYPNFSSDVVRRRIAAIPKDGGSWMDLLPRRDADELLTDAMKRIVAHKRFGSYPDVYGRMVWGKPAPTIKRECSHVGNGRYAHPEKDRLCSVREMAALQGFPNDFALNGAAVSNMYRHIGDAVPPLISYQLAHLAHWILTGKQPQIKDIILRGTNLRQSDIMKKGQQEFFYD
- the vsr gene encoding DNA mismatch endonuclease Vsr, which gives rise to MTDIVSKKQRSKLMSKVRSRDTKPEWILRCGLHRLGFRYRIKNSLLPGCPDLVFPKFHVVLFVHGCYWHRHPGCKDASMPKSNVDFWEKKFTENVERDRRIIRQLEILGWRILVVWECELTRKALETVYRVAYWLSQGKVCYDSGMKQHELLSVAEKKIRYRISSYDNDRN
- a CDS encoding MoaD/ThiS family protein, with product MMETPDALQSKFEEHLRNKAIPDSRDGLHMRVKIKTIYHLKRALGTGELEVDLPEGTNVRGLLSRMIEIGGDKLSRRLFKPETKTLRPQIRLMVNGQDVGFLNGMDTALKDGDEVLLLPLAAGG